A genomic stretch from Methylorubrum extorquens includes:
- a CDS encoding conserved protein of unknown function (Evidence 4 : Unknown function but conserved in other organisms), whose translation MLSDAQWDELEPLIEACRPKAKTPPQELRRTISAILWRHQNGAKWRAIPEELGPWWRAAQIFIRWARAGVWGAVARPRAGARSRTGHGLPRRQQRAGSSEGGGRCKKGGSAAERDHREALGRSRGGYGTKACVIADGAGRAVAFRIAPGQAHELPHAIPLLDQLPGVPKWVVGDRGYSSHGFRDHIWKAGARPAIPTKRNEAPVACPSWVYNNRNIVERLWARLKEWRAVATRYEKTALSFTGVLCLAATLDWIK comes from the coding sequence ATGCTGTCGGACGCGCAGTGGGATGAGTTGGAGCCGTTGATCGAGGCCTGTCGCCCAAAGGCCAAGACGCCGCCTCAGGAGCTTCGGCGCACGATCTCGGCCATCCTCTGGCGGCATCAGAACGGGGCCAAGTGGCGGGCCATCCCCGAGGAATTGGGCCCTTGGTGGCGCGCTGCTCAGATCTTCATCCGGTGGGCGCGCGCCGGGGTGTGGGGAGCGGTTGCTCGACCGCGTGCAGGAGCGCGGTCTCGCACTGGGCATGGTCTTCCTCGACGGCAGCAACGTGCGGGCTCATCAGAAGGCGGCGGGCGCTGCAAAAAGGGGGGATCTGCGGCCGAGCGAGACCATCGTGAAGCGCTTGGCCGCTCACGTGGCGGCTATGGCACCAAAGCCTGCGTGATCGCCGACGGAGCGGGCCGCGCCGTCGCCTTCCGCATCGCCCCGGGGCAGGCGCACGAACTGCCCCATGCCATCCCGTTGCTCGACCAATTGCCCGGTGTGCCGAAGTGGGTGGTGGGCGACCGCGGCTACTCCAGCCACGGCTTCCGCGACCACATCTGGAAGGCAGGCGCCCGGCCCGCGATCCCGACCAAACGCAACGAGGCCCCGGTCGCCTGCCCGAGTTGGGTCTACAACAACCGCAACATCGTCGAGCGGCTCTGGGCGCGCCTCAAGGAGTGGCGGGCCGTGGCAACCCGATACGAGAAGACCGCCCTCAGCTTCACCGGCGTTCTCTGCCTTGCCGCAACGCTCGATTGGATCAAGTGA
- a CDS encoding exported protein of unknown function (Evidence 5 : Unknown function), giving the protein MYNIKHTALVLFTAVGALAAVTTGASAKSVAPAQACAGSCTSSIVSAWTAGAMPRDEFFESDTDSANANNPALPPYARGRGQEAGGPARELIPN; this is encoded by the coding sequence ATGTACAACATCAAGCACACCGCTCTCGTCCTGTTCACCGCCGTCGGTGCCCTTGCCGCCGTCACCACGGGTGCAAGTGCAAAGTCCGTCGCGCCGGCTCAGGCCTGTGCAGGGAGCTGCACGTCGTCAATCGTCTCCGCCTGGACGGCCGGCGCAATGCCGCGCGACGAGTTCTTCGAGAGCGACACCGACTCCGCCAACGCCAACAACCCCGCCCTGCCGCCCTATGCCCGCGGCCGGGGCCAAGAGGCGGGTGGGCCCGCACGAGAGCTGATCCCGAACTGA
- a CDS encoding conserved protein of unknown function (Evidence 4 : Unknown function but conserved in other organisms), with amino-acid sequence MRILTPIDEHSRACRGLKVARRINSVGVINALADALCLHRIPEHIRRDNGLQMISKAPRKWVTKAGAQIQYIAPGSRSTALVARRSAARACRLPGSGVRHPRAATMQQPRN; translated from the coding sequence TTGCGAATCCTGACGCCGATCGACGAGCACAGCCGGGCGTGCCGTGGGCTGAAGGTGGCACGGCGCATCAACAGCGTCGGCGTGATCAATGCACTAGCCGACGCCCTGTGCCTGCACCGCATCCCGGAACACATCCGCCGCGACAATGGCCTTCAAATGATCTCGAAGGCACCCCGCAAATGGGTCACAAAAGCTGGTGCGCAGATCCAGTACATCGCACCAGGATCGCGTTCGACTGCACTCGTCGCTCGGCGATCGGCCGCCCGCGCTTGTCGCCTTCCTGGATCGGGCGTTCGGCACCCCAGAGCGGCTACTATGCAGCAGCCTCGCAACTAG
- a CDS encoding transposase (fragment): MLDRVQERGLALGMVFLDGSNVRAHQKAAGAAKRGDLRPSETIVKRLAAHVAAMAPKPA, translated from the coding sequence TTGCTCGACCGCGTGCAGGAGCGCGGTCTCGCACTGGGCATGGTCTTCCTCGACGGCAGCAACGTGCGGGCTCATCAGAAGGCGGCGGGCGCTGCAAAAAGGGGGGATCTGCGGCCGAGCGAGACCATCGTGAAGCGCTTGGCCGCTCACGTGGCGGCTATGGCACCAAAGCCTGCGTGA